GGGCGTTTTCATAAACTTCGTCGAACCTTGATACGCCGCAGAACAACGCTTCCCTCTGCCAAATACGGAGAAATTGCGCCGCCCGGTTAGAATGGAATGGTCCGTGCGTTCCTTGCGCGCAGCCGAATTTCGCTCGGCAACCTATTCCGCCAGCAGTGGCGCGAGGCTTTCGCGGAGTTGCTGACGCGCTTTGTAGATGCGCACCTCGACCGCTTTGGCGGAACAATTTAGAATCTCACCGATCTCCGCGTGGGACTTCTCCTCGTATTCCGCCAGCACCAGCGGGATGCGCCACTTGTCGGGGAGCGCGGCAACCGCGCGGCGCACGGTCTCCGCCCGTTCCTCGGCTTGTGTGGCTTCACTTGGCGACGGCCTGTTTTCGGGCAGCGATTCTCTGAAGCTATCACCCGTGACTTCGTTTTCCGCATCGAGCGAGACCTGCTGATGGCGTCCGCGCCAGCGGTAACGGTCGCGAACGAGGTTGCTGGCGATGGCGTAGAGCCAGGTGGAGAATCTCTTGTCGGTGTCGAACTTCGCCCGATTCTGATAAACGCGGACGAACGTTTCCTGCGCCAAATCCGCCGCGTCCTCCTCGTTTTGCAATGAACGAACCAAATACTGGAAGATCCGTTCCGCGTGGCGTTCCATCAAACTGTTCAACGCCGCGCCATGTCCCGACGCCAACCGCGCCATGTCGAGGCGATCTTGCTCGTCGGCATCGGCGGGCTTCGCTTGAGAGCAATCTGCCTCCGTCTGCACCGGCAAGGTGCTGATGCCGGGATGCGTGGTTGGCTGCTGCGAGAACATGGCTTCAATTCATCTGCGCCTCTCCGCATCGGGGCGGGCGGACGGACTCATGCCGTCACGCCTCGCCCCGGCGGGCAATGCGCGTTATTTCTTCTCCATGCCATTGGTTGGCTTGGCATCTTTGGTTGTGGCGCAGCAAAATGCGGAGTCATCGCCACACGCCTTGCAACTGTGCTTGAGTTCGGTGATGTCGCCCTTGGCGTGGCCGGTGACGGTAATGGTGGAATTGCAGCCCGCGCACGCATGTGTGCCGATCAATTCCTTCGGCTGGCCGCCTTCCATCAGAAGCTGCGCGCCCTTCGTGCCCTGCTTTACGCGGGTGACCCACACGGTTTTGCACTTGCTGCACACCATCGCCATCGTGTCGTCATCCTTCAACGCCGCGGCGTCCTTGGTGGTTTTCACTTCCTTGAGCAGCATGAGTTGATGCTCGCCGCCTTTCATTGGCTTCATCGGTTCGTCCGCGCGAACTGTGACTGACATCGCCAAGGCGAATGTCACGATTAAGCCGAGCATTGTTTGATGGACTGTTTTGTTGGTCTTCATTTTTGTTCCTTTCATTTATTTTACTGGTTGTTGTTTGTTTCGGGGCAAACCCACGACATTGGCTTTGTCAGCCACGGCCACAGGCTCAAATGACTTCATCAGGTTCTTTGTCGGTCTTTAACAGTTTGTGAACGATGGCGATCAACTTCTCCGGTCCATCCTGTTTGGAGGCAAAACCTGATGCGCCAGCTTCGCGGGCAAGCCGTTCGTTGCGCCTCACGTCGAACATGGTGGTCGCGATTATGGGAAGCGTGGGAATTCTCGCGTGAAGGGTTTTGATCAGGTCCAGTCCACTGGAAGACTTCAGTTGAATGTCGGTCAGCACGAGGTCTGGCCGGACTGTCACGATGGCGGCGAACGCTTCCGGTGCGTCTTCCGCCTCGCCGCACACGGCCAGGTCGGGTTCGCGTTCCAGCGCCTCGACGATGCTTCGGCGCATCAACTTGTGATCCTCAATGACGAATACTCTATTCTTCACACCACAATCATGACGGGCAGGACGGTTTTGCCCATTGGCGGGAGAGTCAGGCGCAAATAAAGAAAATGCTTATCGGGATAGGAAAAATGCCGCTTGTGTGGCAGCGGTCGAAGCGAAAGCCCGAAAATTGCCTTGAGAAATCGCGCGAGCTATCCGCCCTGTGAGGCAACCCACCGGATGGCGAACCGCTGAAACTCCGGCGTAGTCTTCAATTCCAGCTTTTCTTTGATGTGCATCCGATGCACGTCCACGGTTTTGGGACTGAGATGAAGACGCTGCGCGATTTCGTCTGTGCTCCAGCCTTCGCCAAAAAGGCGCATCACTTCCAATTCGCGGTCGCTTAATTTGGATTCCGGCCCACCGCCTACTTTGCCGGATGGCGCGGCCACGGATTCCAAAATCTTGGCTGACATGCGCGGACTCACGGCGATTTGTCCGTTCAACACGGTGCGGATTGCTGCTACGAGTTGCTCTGGTCCTTCAGCTTTCATCACGTAGCCGCGTCCTCCGGCCCGCAAGACCCGCGCGGCGTAAAGTGACTCCTCTTGCATGGACATCGCGAGCACAGGCAAGCCGGGATGGACGGCTTGAATGTCCTTGATAAGTTCCAGACCATCTTTGTCAGGCAACGCCATATCCATGAGCACAATGTCGGGTTTCAATTTCGCAATGGCCTCCATTGCTTCGCGTGCCGTGCCAGCCTCGCCGCAGACCATCAAGTCTTGTTCACGGCTCAATAAATCGGCTTGCCCACGCCGCATTAGCGGATGGTCGTCCACGAGCAGAATTCTCTTCCACTTTGGCAGGGGTTGGTTTCGCGTTTTTTCTGACATGTCTTGGTCTATTGAGATAGTTTCATTCCATCGGCAACGGGCTTCTCCACAACAAACTTTGGCACGGAGCAAATCACCTCGACGCCCACGGCTGGCTGTGCTTGAACTTGCAACCGTCCCCCCATCAACCTGGCGCGCTGCTCCATCGTGCGAAGGCCGAGACCGGATGAAGCCGCCTGTGGCGAGAAACCGACGCCGTTGTCGCGCACGCGCAACTCCACACCGGCGGAATGTTGTGCCAGAGCGATTTCAATCCGCGTGGCGTGGCCGTGCTTGAGCGCGTTATGCACGGCCTCCTGCGCGATGCGATAAAGGTGGCTGGCCACGGTTTGGTCATGCACCAAGACGAGGTCGGACGCGAACTCAGACGCGATGCCGTGTCTGCTCGAAACGCGCTCGGCCAAATCATCCAACGCCTGAACCAAGCCGTCCGGCTGCGGCGGGACGGCGTAGAGTTCGTGAGACAGGTTGCGTGCTAGTGTGATGGCGGTGGCGAGTTCTTTGGAGAGCTGCCCGGCGATTTCCGCTTGTGGCGCGTTCGCCGATTGCAAATCCCGTTGCAGACCGTTCATCAGGAAAAG
This portion of the Acidobacteriota bacterium genome encodes:
- a CDS encoding response regulator transcription factor, encoding MSEKTRNQPLPKWKRILLVDDHPLMRRGQADLLSREQDLMVCGEAGTAREAMEAIAKLKPDIVLMDMALPDKDGLELIKDIQAVHPGLPVLAMSMQEESLYAARVLRAGGRGYVMKAEGPEQLVAAIRTVLNGQIAVSPRMSAKILESVAAPSGKVGGGPESKLSDRELEVMRLFGEGWSTDEIAQRLHLSPKTVDVHRMHIKEKLELKTTPEFQRFAIRWVASQGG
- a CDS encoding sigma-70 family RNA polymerase sigma factor, whose product is MFSQQPTTHPGISTLPVQTEADCSQAKPADADEQDRLDMARLASGHGAALNSLMERHAERIFQYLVRSLQNEEDAADLAQETFVRVYQNRAKFDTDKRFSTWLYAIASNLVRDRYRWRGRHQQVSLDAENEVTGDSFRESLPENRPSPSEATQAEERAETVRRAVAALPDKWRIPLVLAEYEEKSHAEIGEILNCSAKAVEVRIYKARQQLRESLAPLLAE
- a CDS encoding response regulator transcription factor, translating into MRRSIVEALEREPDLAVCGEAEDAPEAFAAIVTVRPDLVLTDIQLKSSSGLDLIKTLHARIPTLPIIATTMFDVRRNERLAREAGASGFASKQDGPEKLIAIVHKLLKTDKEPDEVI
- a CDS encoding PAS domain-containing sensor histidine kinase, giving the protein MNRSHPPNLEAELAELKAALDEHAIVAITDAQGKITYVNDKFCAISKYSREELLGQDHRIINSGHHPKEFMRDLWSTIARGEVWKGEIKNKARGGSHYWVDTTIVPFLNEQGKPRQYIAIRADITERKRAEEALSQSEAERRQLEQALAAATERERGRIARELHDGLGQQLGGLLFLMNGLQRDLQSANAPQAEIAGQLSKELATAITLARNLSHELYAVPPQPDGLVQALDDLAERVSSRHGIASEFASDLVLVHDQTVASHLYRIAQEAVHNALKHGHATRIEIALAQHSAGVELRVRDNGVGFSPQAASSGLGLRTMEQRARLMGGRLQVQAQPAVGVEVICSVPKFVVEKPVADGMKLSQ